Within the Echinicola sp. 20G genome, the region ATAACATCCTTAAGATTTACAGGCTTGCCAATCAAAAAGACTTAGAAAAATGGGAAGAATCCAAAAATCGTGAAATCCCAACTTTATACAGAACTAAGCAGATTATTGATGAAGTGAAATTGGAGATGAAGTTATCTGATGTCGAATACCAGGCAGATAATTCCAAAGCCACTTTTTACTATTCAGCAGATGATCGTGTAGACTTCAGGGAACTGATCAAAATTCTTGCCTCAGAATTTAAAATCCGCGTGGAGATGAGACAAATCAGTCTTCGCCAGGAAGCAGGAAGACTGGGAGGTATCGGTGTATGCGGGCGCGAGCTTTGTTGCTCCACTTGGATTCATGACTTCAAAAGTGTCAGCACATCAGCGGCAAGATACCAGAATTTATCCCTAAACCCCACCAAGCTCTCAGGTCAGTGCGGAAGATTAAAATGCTGCCTTAACTATGAGTTGGACACTTACATGTCTGCTTTGGAGGATATCCCAAACATAGAAAAGCCATTGCTGACTGAAGCGGGACAGGCAAAACTCCAGAAAACCGATATTTTCAGAAAGTTGATGTGGTTCAGCTACAACAATGAAAATAATTGGTATTCGATAGATTGTGATAGGGTCAAAGAAATCATTGAAATGAACGAAGAGGGCAAAAAGCCTTTTAGTTTGGAGTTAAATGACATGATGGATGTTGAGGATGACAAAAACAAATCCAATATGGATTTGGAAATGCTCGACAAAAAATTCCAGAGCAAAAACAAAAAACGGAAAAAGCGCAAGCCTAAACCAAAAGCTCCTAATCAATCTGCTGGCCAACAACAACAGCCAAAGGCAAATCAACCAAACGCTCCACAAGAAAATCAAGGTGAGCGCCAAGGTAACACGCCTCCTAGATCAAGGAATCAAAGGAGAAAGCCCTCAAACAGAAAACGAGGTGAAGGGAGTCCTAAACCGGCCAATGCTTCTCCTCAAAACAAACCTGCTAGAGGCCCAAAAAGTACTCCCAACAAGGAACCAAATACTCCTCAAGCATCGAATCAACGACCTAAGAGTAACAAAAGAAGAAATAACAATCCAAGAAGGAAAAACAACCGCGGAAATCAAGGCAACAACAACAATGATTAGTCAACCGATGTTAAGTCGATTAGTAACTTTAGCATTAATTCTTATATCATTTTCCGCTTGTAACAATTCTCGGGTTTACGAGGAGTATCAAGGAATGCAGAAAATGTCATGGGCAGTAACTGACACAGTTACCTTTGAAGTAGATAGTCATAGAGAACGAAAAGTACTATCAACTTTGAGGGTCAAATACAATGACAGTTATGATTACCAAAACCTTTATGTGAGGTATCTTTTAAAAGATAGCCTTAACAACACCTTGGACAATGAGCTTTTAAATTTAAACCTCTTTGATCCAAAGACAGGAAAGCCACTTGGCGAAGGGTTTGGTAACGCATTCACCCAAATAGACACTCTTCCGCTTAATAACCTACTTGCCAATAGCAAAATTAAAGTTCAGCTCATCCAATATATGAGAAGCAATGAGCTTAAGGGAATTGAATCTGTAGGAATCAAATTAGAAAAGGAGTGATGAAAATCACTCCTTTTCTATTTCCTGCTTTATCTTGGTTTGCAGTAAATCTTCCCTATCCATCCAATGTTGTCGGCTAAAAACATAGCTGACATTCCAGCCTTTTTCCTTTAATAGTTGAGGATGGTAAACAAATGCCTCCTTGGCAGTCTTGGCCGCAAAAAGTCGATTATCATCTGTCAATATCGCTCCAATGTATTGATCTCCTTCTAGTAATTCTAAGTCCATCATCCTTGAAACCGAACTATCTTTCACCTTATGGTTACCATAGGTACCTATTAATTTATCCTTAAGGTACCAAGATGCCTCAAAGCCACCAGCTGTCTTTTCCTCAATGCTTACTGATTCTCCTTTGGATACTTTTTCAGCATACTCCAAATAATCCCTTAGCACTTTTACTCCGGAGTTGATCAACTGGCTGTTTTTAAAATCCGAATGGTCAATACTGGATATTACAATAACCTTTCTTCTGGCCCGAGTAACTGCTACATTAAGTCGGTTAGCCCCTCCCTCTTTGGAAAGCAGCCCAAAATTTGCACTAAATTTACCTGCTTTGTTCTTGGCATAACCAATGGAAAATATAACGACGTCAAACTCATCTCCCTGAACATTTTCAATATTTTTGACCTTTATCTTTAAGTGTTTTAACGCTTTATTCTCCATCACCTTATCATTGATCAGCTCCATCTGAAAATAGTTAAAGGTAATGACTCCAACCGAGAGTGGCTCTTCCTCATTCTTCAAAAAGTTTAAAATCTCTAACACTTTTTCTGCCTCCACTTGGTTGGTTTGCTTATCCCAAACCCCATCTACTTTGATCCATTGATAAGCTTGCTGTGCCTGATTCATGGATGTCATTTCAGGAAGCATGGTCAATTGCCCCTCATAAAAGTGTTTGTTGGAAAACTCA harbors:
- a CDS encoding gliding motility lipoprotein GldH, with protein sequence MLSRLVTLALILISFSACNNSRVYEEYQGMQKMSWAVTDTVTFEVDSHRERKVLSTLRVKYNDSYDYQNLYVRYLLKDSLNNTLDNELLNLNLFDPKTGKPLGEGFGNAFTQIDTLPLNNLLANSKIKVQLIQYMRSNELKGIESVGIKLEKE
- the ricT gene encoding stage 0 sporulation family protein; this translates as MAGCSSCSTTSGSGGCQNNGTCGTSDCNKMNSFDWLSHMGIPSVDTFDIVEVKFKGGRKDYFRNVNHLKLTTGDPVVVDVPNGHHIGYVSLQGELVRLQMQKRKIKNDDNILKIYRLANQKDLEKWEESKNREIPTLYRTKQIIDEVKLEMKLSDVEYQADNSKATFYYSADDRVDFRELIKILASEFKIRVEMRQISLRQEAGRLGGIGVCGRELCCSTWIHDFKSVSTSAARYQNLSLNPTKLSGQCGRLKCCLNYELDTYMSALEDIPNIEKPLLTEAGQAKLQKTDIFRKLMWFSYNNENNWYSIDCDRVKEIIEMNEEGKKPFSLELNDMMDVEDDKNKSNMDLEMLDKKFQSKNKKRKKRKPKPKAPNQSAGQQQQPKANQPNAPQENQGERQGNTPPRSRNQRRKPSNRKRGEGSPKPANASPQNKPARGPKSTPNKEPNTPQASNQRPKSNKRRNNNPRRKNNRGNQGNNNND